A genomic segment from Polyangium mundeleinium encodes:
- a CDS encoding PAS domain-containing sensor histidine kinase — MRFSPLADSRLEILNLLDQPVWITDPDAVRIVWANRAAVALWRAEDVRELVNRDLAPSPTIRATLQQLRERVTTGERFGSERTIYPKGEPVRVHMSFKAFPLPDGRGGLLVEATPIRDAIDPEVVRAAEAVRYAPLVVTTHALDGSLLQANTLARATFGNAFSFAGIFAEPAEGARVLAQVAGGEPFFEDVEVVTTEGTRWFSVAARPIPDAVTGKPSILVSAHDMTARIEAERAKDDLVSVVSHELRTPLTAIRGAIGLVVGGVAGKDPALQAELLQMASENVQRLGRLVDDLLDVRKLAAGSISLKFANVDLADVVRGAVELYAPATRAKEIVVEADVPAGMPVFVDPQRIQQVVLNFLSNAIKHSPAGEVVRVHARSIAEGFRVEVADRGPGVPEAFRDKIFRRFSQADASSTRSIGGTGLGLYIAKTIVVMHGGRLGYENGKAGGAVFFFELPAKATD; from the coding sequence ATGCGTTTCTCGCCCCTCGCGGATAGCCGCCTCGAAATCCTGAATCTGCTCGACCAGCCCGTCTGGATCACGGACCCGGACGCGGTGCGTATCGTGTGGGCGAACCGCGCAGCCGTGGCGCTCTGGCGCGCCGAGGACGTGCGGGAACTCGTCAACCGGGACCTCGCTCCGTCGCCGACGATCCGCGCGACGTTGCAGCAGCTCCGCGAGCGCGTGACGACCGGCGAGCGCTTCGGGTCGGAGCGGACGATCTATCCAAAGGGAGAACCCGTCCGTGTGCACATGAGCTTCAAGGCATTTCCGCTGCCCGACGGCCGCGGGGGCCTGCTCGTGGAGGCGACGCCGATTCGCGACGCGATCGACCCCGAGGTGGTGCGCGCGGCGGAGGCTGTCCGGTATGCGCCGCTCGTGGTGACGACACACGCGCTCGACGGATCGCTTCTGCAAGCGAATACGCTGGCGCGCGCGACGTTCGGCAATGCATTCTCGTTCGCGGGGATCTTCGCCGAGCCCGCGGAGGGGGCGCGCGTGCTCGCGCAAGTCGCGGGGGGCGAGCCGTTTTTCGAGGACGTGGAGGTCGTGACGACCGAGGGGACGCGGTGGTTTTCGGTCGCGGCGCGGCCGATTCCGGACGCCGTGACGGGCAAACCCAGCATTCTGGTGAGCGCGCACGACATGACGGCGCGTATCGAGGCGGAGCGCGCGAAGGACGACCTCGTGAGCGTGGTGAGCCACGAATTGCGCACGCCGTTGACCGCGATCCGAGGCGCGATCGGGCTCGTCGTGGGCGGCGTGGCGGGAAAGGATCCCGCGCTCCAGGCGGAGCTTTTGCAAATGGCGTCGGAGAACGTGCAGCGGCTCGGGCGGCTCGTGGACGATCTGCTCGACGTGCGAAAGCTCGCGGCGGGGAGCATTTCGCTGAAGTTCGCGAACGTGGATCTCGCGGACGTGGTGCGGGGCGCGGTGGAGCTTTATGCGCCGGCGACGCGGGCGAAGGAGATCGTGGTGGAGGCGGACGTGCCGGCGGGGATGCCGGTGTTCGTCGATCCGCAACGGATTCAGCAGGTCGTCCTGAATTTCCTGTCGAATGCGATCAAGCACTCGCCGGCCGGGGAGGTCGTGCGCGTGCATGCGCGATCGATCGCCGAGGGGTTCCGTGTCGAGGTGGCGGATCGGGGGCCCGGGGTGCCGGAGGCGTTCCGGGACAAGATTTTTCGGCGATTTTCGCAGGCCGACGCGTCGAGCACGCGCAGCATCGGCGGGACGGGGCTCGGGCTCTACATCGCAAAGACGATCGTGGTGATGCACGGCGGCCGCCTGGGATACGAGAACGGGAAGGCAGGCGGGGCGGTGTTTTTCTTCGAGTTGCCGGCGAAGGCGACGGATTAA
- a CDS encoding cytochrome-c peroxidase has protein sequence MPAKRSTSPERLSALVLAALLLAGCPDEPEGPAPADASAKPVVSTAPPEPPPSPLTRVVEEPARRGLEALESLVAAMPQGRGDTNSHYLALRRSLAAGAPIWRRPESLGGEVVFGPPRSIDEGGGALLRLDAALVLGDAAAARIEMVTLDRALRLFQSEARRIPTVPGVVAHALSLAAYDLGALALESFQGVPEGSAAVLADLRGTLDFIESASAALANPGTAETPAALESVKQITRPLRARLDAAKTADDLDDRASFVLATGRLGAALRRLVAAAGLPVRMPYRARFPVAKIDADEPVSALTLPAPRIRPRGASGDEATWAALGRKLFFDKRLSKNNARSCVTCHVPEKGFADGLVRPPSLDPAVTLRHTPTLLYAPLHAAQLWDGRALTPERQALGVIRARAEMGLETDELLRAIETAADLRTLFQALPTPGVTTDNVGRALAAFESEAFVPGDAPIDLFARGDEPALSPLHRRGLDVFAGKGRCARCHIPPFFGGSRPLDFAVPIFAVLGVPDKPGGTTLDPDRGRGAFTSRPADEGAFKTPTTRDVARTAPYFHHGAFRTLEEVVDFYDKGGGKGLGIPVPNQDPDVRALGLSADEKRALLAFLREALLDKTPPEKLASPPR, from the coding sequence ATGCCTGCAAAGCGCTCTACGAGCCCTGAACGCCTCTCCGCGCTCGTCCTCGCGGCCCTGCTCCTCGCGGGCTGCCCGGACGAGCCGGAGGGCCCCGCCCCCGCGGACGCGAGCGCGAAGCCGGTCGTGTCCACGGCCCCGCCCGAACCTCCGCCCTCCCCGCTCACGCGTGTCGTCGAGGAGCCTGCGCGCCGCGGCCTCGAAGCCCTCGAATCCCTCGTGGCAGCAATGCCCCAGGGGCGTGGCGACACGAATTCCCATTACCTCGCCCTTCGCCGCTCCCTCGCCGCGGGGGCGCCGATCTGGCGCAGGCCGGAGAGCCTCGGCGGCGAGGTCGTCTTCGGCCCTCCGCGCTCCATCGACGAAGGCGGCGGCGCGCTCCTCCGCCTCGACGCCGCCCTCGTCCTCGGGGACGCCGCGGCCGCGCGTATTGAAATGGTCACCCTCGACCGCGCCTTGCGCCTCTTCCAGAGCGAAGCGCGCCGCATTCCGACCGTGCCCGGGGTCGTCGCGCATGCGCTCTCGCTCGCCGCGTACGACCTCGGCGCCCTCGCGCTCGAATCGTTCCAGGGCGTCCCTGAGGGCTCCGCCGCCGTCCTCGCCGATCTCCGCGGCACCCTCGATTTCATCGAATCCGCCTCCGCGGCCCTCGCGAACCCCGGGACCGCTGAAACCCCGGCCGCCCTCGAATCCGTGAAACAGATCACCCGGCCCCTCCGCGCGCGCCTCGACGCCGCGAAGACCGCCGACGACCTCGACGACCGCGCGAGCTTCGTCCTCGCCACCGGCCGCCTCGGCGCCGCGCTCCGCCGCCTCGTCGCCGCCGCCGGCCTCCCCGTTCGAATGCCTTACCGCGCCCGGTTCCCGGTCGCGAAGATCGACGCGGACGAACCCGTCTCGGCCCTCACCCTCCCCGCCCCGCGCATCCGCCCGCGCGGCGCGAGCGGCGACGAAGCCACCTGGGCCGCGCTCGGCCGCAAGCTCTTCTTCGACAAACGATTGTCCAAGAACAACGCTCGCTCCTGCGTCACCTGCCACGTCCCCGAAAAAGGCTTCGCCGACGGCCTCGTCCGCCCGCCTTCCCTCGATCCGGCCGTCACGCTGCGCCATACCCCGACCTTGCTTTATGCCCCGCTGCACGCCGCCCAGCTCTGGGACGGCCGCGCGCTCACGCCCGAGCGCCAGGCCCTCGGCGTCATCCGCGCCCGCGCCGAAATGGGCCTCGAAACGGACGAGCTCCTCCGCGCGATCGAAACCGCCGCGGACCTCCGCACTCTCTTTCAGGCGCTCCCCACGCCCGGCGTCACCACCGACAACGTCGGCCGCGCGCTCGCCGCCTTCGAATCCGAGGCCTTCGTCCCCGGCGACGCCCCGATCGACCTGTTTGCCCGCGGCGACGAACCTGCGCTCTCGCCCTTGCACCGCCGCGGCCTCGACGTCTTCGCCGGCAAGGGCCGCTGCGCCCGCTGCCACATTCCGCCGTTCTTCGGCGGCTCCCGCCCGCTCGATTTCGCCGTCCCCATCTTCGCCGTCCTTGGCGTCCCCGACAAACCCGGTGGCACCACCCTCGATCCGGACCGCGGCCGCGGCGCTTTCACCTCACGCCCGGCCGACGAGGGCGCATTCAAGACCCCGACCACCCGCGACGTCGCGCGCACGGCGCCGTATTTCCACCACGGCGCCTTCCGCACGCTCGAAGAGGTCGTCGATTTCTACGACAAGGGCGGCGGCAAGGGCCTCGGGATCCCCGTCCCGAACCAGGACCCCGACGTCCGCGCGCTCGGCCTCTCCGCCGACGAAAAACGTGCCCTCCTCGCGTTCCTCCGCGAGGCGCTCCTCGACAAGACGCCGCCCGAGAAGCTCGCCAGCCCCCCGCGTTAA
- a CDS encoding phospholipase C — MRRASSLLLALLPTLAFVGCTPDEEPPPPPPLPGPAEWNRDVVPPSDDDAAAKRTSCGYTAGMLPAETQGKSRPYGAEIPIDHIVVMMMENRSFDHYFQKLPEAGQDDVDVAPENFTNPDDTGTAVATFRDSQLCFVDTNHEWTGTHEQINGGKMDGFFKTNDGWHELPSAGAPEDMLSGRRGLGYYTQDDLPFYYWLANEFAIADHYHSSVPGPTWPNRMYLYAASSFGAVHNSFVTPDKTLFDYLEMRQVSWRVYVSTTPGAAIFVEKYLQYSKDEHGHFVPIENYFYDLETGNLPQVVFVDPGIAREGYAQNDEHPPAVAMLGEQFSATVIDALAKSSAWSRSALFLTYDEHGGLYDHVVPPPACPPDDIVPKLEPGDTDAKFDQLGVRVPLLVVSPYAKKHFVGHNTYDHTSIVRFIEARFQMPALTNRDANAEAPWEMFDFENPPHAEPPTFAMPTVDQAKLDACKALYEP, encoded by the coding sequence ATGCGCCGCGCCAGCTCTTTGCTCCTCGCTTTGCTCCCGACCCTCGCCTTCGTCGGCTGCACGCCCGACGAGGAACCGCCGCCCCCGCCCCCGCTCCCGGGCCCCGCGGAATGGAACCGCGACGTCGTCCCGCCAAGCGACGACGACGCCGCCGCGAAGCGGACCTCGTGCGGATACACGGCGGGCATGCTCCCCGCGGAGACGCAAGGAAAGTCGCGCCCCTACGGCGCCGAGATTCCCATCGACCACATCGTGGTCATGATGATGGAGAATCGCTCCTTCGACCATTACTTCCAGAAGCTGCCCGAGGCCGGCCAGGACGACGTCGACGTCGCGCCCGAGAACTTCACGAACCCCGACGACACCGGCACCGCCGTCGCCACGTTCCGCGACAGCCAGCTCTGCTTCGTGGACACGAACCACGAATGGACCGGCACGCACGAGCAGATCAACGGCGGCAAGATGGACGGTTTTTTCAAGACCAACGACGGCTGGCACGAGCTGCCGAGCGCCGGCGCCCCCGAGGACATGCTGAGCGGCCGCCGCGGCCTCGGCTACTACACCCAGGACGATCTACCGTTTTATTACTGGCTCGCGAACGAGTTTGCCATCGCGGACCACTACCATTCCTCCGTCCCCGGCCCCACGTGGCCGAATCGCATGTACCTCTACGCGGCGAGCTCCTTCGGGGCCGTCCACAACAGTTTCGTCACGCCGGACAAGACGCTCTTCGATTACCTCGAAATGCGGCAGGTCTCCTGGCGCGTGTACGTCTCCACCACCCCCGGCGCCGCGATCTTCGTCGAGAAGTACCTCCAGTACAGCAAGGACGAGCACGGGCATTTCGTTCCGATCGAGAATTACTTCTACGACCTCGAGACCGGCAACTTGCCCCAGGTCGTGTTCGTCGATCCGGGCATCGCGCGGGAAGGTTATGCGCAGAACGACGAGCATCCGCCCGCGGTCGCCATGCTCGGCGAGCAGTTCTCCGCCACCGTCATCGACGCCCTCGCGAAAAGCTCGGCCTGGAGCCGCTCGGCCCTCTTCCTCACGTATGACGAGCATGGCGGCCTCTACGACCACGTCGTGCCTCCGCCCGCCTGCCCGCCCGACGACATCGTCCCGAAATTGGAGCCGGGTGATACCGACGCGAAATTCGACCAGCTCGGCGTCCGCGTCCCCCTCCTCGTGGTCTCTCCCTACGCGAAGAAGCATTTCGTCGGTCACAACACCTACGACCACACCTCGATCGTGCGCTTCATTGAGGCCCGCTTCCAGATGCCGGCCCTCACGAACCGCGACGCGAACGCCGAGGCGCCCTGGGAAATGTTCGATTTCGAAAACCCCCCGCACGCCGAGCCCCCCACGTTCGCGATGCCCACGGTCGACCAGGCCAAGCTCGATGCCTGCAAAGCGCTCTACGAGCCCTGA
- a CDS encoding lytic transglycosylase domain-containing protein — translation MRFPKAARVFVTAGWLLAGALVSPPSLAQPKPAPVGVKPAAAKPAAAKPAQKPKPQASAKPAQKPAAKKPAGKKPLARKPGEPGEPDENARRAIAGLPPTQHRGVDESAELRALRELDLALFSPAPNAGAPWPSDDLPTLDRGGPVLLATGVPPSAPLPAPLQPPAPADLSFLKKLDLPDIPVRWDARVLRYLEFYKNNPRGRSMVASWVKKSGRYGAAIRRVLREQGLPEDVVWLALVESGFDPTIHSPVGAAGLWQFMPEGARIYGLTVDRWIDERLDPERSTLAAARYLSDLHRRFGTWELAFAAYNMGYGGLLASIRKYNTNDFWELSRLEAGLPLETALYVPKIVSMAIVAKNCAVFGCDGVEPEPAITFDKVAVGPGVALRTVATAAGVDLDAVEDLNPQLPVGRTPPLGPDAKEGASFVVRVPPGTGARAAKTVAKLLEREDKLERHLVRWGESIEDIAALRGTTKSTLLSLNGLRSGEQARPGTVLLVPEAGPDKPTVASVFSGVRGEKPVIVVPAEAFAYSDRRRVFYRVVAGDTAREVASALSVSAAELARWNTLDASAALHDGMTLQVFVPRERALANALVLEEPEARVLPVGSTEFFTHFENLKGRKRLEIAAGEGDTWRGLSKRYNLSLGMLERINHRSRTSPLAPGDKVVVYVAQPAPPKAAPAPAKEAPDDKAEAVAVAAPVEDKPAPSEDLDEPKPESKPAADEGPTKPATFRNETPPAPNKPAPDKPVTAKQPPAVALPPPAP, via the coding sequence ATGCGCTTTCCAAAGGCCGCACGCGTGTTCGTCACGGCCGGCTGGCTCCTCGCCGGCGCGCTCGTTTCTCCGCCGAGCCTCGCCCAGCCGAAGCCCGCGCCTGTCGGGGTAAAGCCTGCGGCCGCCAAGCCTGCGGCCGCCAAGCCCGCGCAGAAGCCCAAGCCCCAGGCCTCCGCGAAGCCTGCGCAGAAGCCCGCTGCCAAGAAGCCCGCCGGCAAAAAGCCCCTCGCGCGCAAGCCCGGCGAGCCCGGCGAGCCCGACGAGAATGCGCGCCGCGCCATCGCTGGCTTGCCGCCAACGCAACATCGCGGTGTGGACGAATCGGCCGAGCTCCGCGCCCTCCGCGAGCTCGACCTCGCCCTCTTCTCCCCAGCCCCGAATGCCGGCGCGCCTTGGCCCTCGGACGACTTGCCCACGCTCGATCGGGGCGGCCCTGTCCTCCTCGCCACCGGCGTTCCCCCTTCGGCGCCGCTCCCTGCGCCGCTCCAACCGCCGGCGCCGGCCGACCTCTCCTTCCTCAAAAAGCTCGACCTCCCCGACATCCCCGTCCGCTGGGATGCACGCGTCCTCCGTTACCTCGAGTTTTACAAGAACAACCCCCGCGGCCGCTCCATGGTCGCCTCGTGGGTCAAGAAGAGCGGCCGGTATGGCGCGGCCATTCGCCGTGTCCTTCGCGAGCAGGGTTTGCCCGAGGACGTCGTCTGGCTCGCGCTCGTCGAGAGCGGATTCGATCCGACCATTCATTCGCCCGTCGGCGCCGCCGGCCTCTGGCAGTTCATGCCCGAGGGCGCCCGCATCTATGGCCTGACCGTCGACCGCTGGATCGACGAGCGCCTCGACCCCGAACGCTCCACCCTCGCTGCCGCGCGTTACCTCTCCGACCTCCACCGCCGGTTCGGGACCTGGGAGCTCGCCTTCGCCGCGTACAACATGGGGTATGGGGGCCTCCTCGCCTCCATTCGCAAATACAACACGAACGACTTCTGGGAGCTCAGCCGCCTCGAAGCCGGCCTCCCGCTCGAAACCGCGCTCTACGTCCCCAAGATCGTTTCCATGGCGATCGTCGCCAAGAATTGCGCCGTCTTCGGCTGTGACGGCGTCGAGCCCGAGCCTGCGATCACCTTCGACAAAGTCGCCGTCGGCCCCGGCGTCGCGCTCCGCACCGTGGCCACCGCGGCCGGCGTCGACCTCGACGCCGTCGAGGACTTGAACCCCCAGCTCCCCGTCGGCCGCACCCCGCCGCTCGGCCCCGACGCCAAAGAAGGCGCCTCCTTCGTCGTCCGTGTCCCGCCCGGCACCGGCGCCCGCGCGGCCAAGACCGTCGCCAAGCTCCTCGAACGCGAGGACAAACTCGAACGTCACCTCGTCCGCTGGGGCGAATCGATCGAGGACATCGCCGCCCTCCGCGGCACCACGAAGAGCACCTTGCTCTCCTTGAACGGCCTCCGCTCCGGCGAACAGGCCCGCCCCGGCACCGTCCTCCTCGTCCCCGAAGCCGGCCCCGACAAACCCACCGTCGCCAGCGTCTTTTCCGGCGTGCGCGGCGAGAAGCCCGTCATCGTCGTCCCGGCCGAGGCCTTCGCCTACTCCGATCGCCGCCGCGTCTTTTATCGTGTCGTCGCGGGCGACACCGCGCGCGAGGTCGCCTCCGCGCTCTCCGTCTCTGCCGCCGAGCTCGCCCGCTGGAACACGCTCGACGCCTCGGCGGCCCTTCATGACGGAATGACCTTGCAGGTCTTCGTCCCGCGCGAGCGCGCCCTCGCGAATGCGCTCGTCCTGGAGGAACCCGAGGCCCGTGTCCTGCCCGTCGGCTCCACCGAGTTCTTCACCCATTTCGAGAACCTGAAGGGCCGCAAACGCCTGGAGATCGCCGCCGGCGAGGGTGACACCTGGCGTGGGTTGTCGAAGCGATACAATCTCAGCCTCGGCATGCTCGAACGCATCAACCACCGCTCGCGCACGAGCCCCCTCGCGCCGGGCGACAAGGTCGTCGTGTACGTCGCGCAGCCGGCCCCGCCCAAGGCCGCGCCGGCCCCTGCCAAGGAGGCCCCGGACGACAAGGCCGAGGCTGTCGCCGTCGCGGCTCCCGTCGAAGACAAACCCGCGCCGAGCGAGGACCTCGACGAGCCGAAGCCCGAGAGCAAGCCCGCGGCGGACGAGGGGCCGACGAAGCCCGCGACGTTCCGCAACGAGACCCCGCCCGCGCCCAACAAGCCTGCGCCCGACAAGCCCGTGACGGCCAAGCAGCCCCCGGCGGTCGCGCTCCCTCCGCCTGCGCCCTGA
- a CDS encoding Uma2 family endonuclease: MRATIADLEAIPNNKVGEIINGTLYAFPRPAPRHAHASSVLGGDLMGPFQRGRGGPGGWRIYDEPELLLGPKGEEDVLVPDIAGWRIERMPRLPSTARYTLAPDWVCEVLSPGTVTVDRAEKMPAYARHGVRHAWLVDPIARTLEVFLLEKGRWVLLGVYGGSAIVRAEPFDAIELDLAALWEEVEEEAPVAAEEPAKAPRKAPAKKSTKKARSRRS; the protein is encoded by the coding sequence GTGCGCGCGACGATTGCCGATCTCGAGGCCATCCCGAACAACAAGGTCGGTGAGATCATCAACGGTACGCTGTACGCATTTCCGCGTCCGGCGCCGCGGCACGCGCACGCATCGTCCGTGCTCGGGGGCGACCTCATGGGCCCATTTCAGCGTGGTCGAGGGGGGCCGGGCGGGTGGCGGATCTACGATGAACCAGAGCTTTTGCTCGGGCCCAAGGGCGAGGAGGACGTTCTCGTTCCCGACATCGCCGGCTGGCGGATCGAGCGGATGCCGCGTTTGCCGAGCACGGCGAGGTACACCCTCGCGCCGGATTGGGTCTGCGAGGTCCTGAGCCCGGGCACGGTGACGGTGGATCGCGCCGAGAAGATGCCGGCCTATGCGCGCCACGGCGTGCGACATGCGTGGCTCGTGGATCCGATCGCGCGCACCCTCGAAGTGTTCTTGCTGGAGAAAGGCCGCTGGGTGCTGCTCGGCGTGTATGGCGGGAGCGCGATCGTGCGCGCCGAGCCCTTTGATGCGATCGAGCTGGATCTCGCGGCGCTGTGGGAAGAGGTCGAAGAGGAAGCGCCGGTCGCCGCGGAAGAACCGGCGAAGGCGCCGCGGAAGGCACCTGCGAAAAAGAGCACCAAAAAGGCGCGTTCGCGGCGTTCG